ATCAAGGTCTTTGGAGAGCCACCTTTCAACAATCTGACAGTCTCTAGCAACATGATTCTGACCAATGACCGCCTGCCTGTTATACCCACGCTGACCATCGCCGAGATCATGGATAGTATGGCGCTGTTTTATCCCCACTGGGATCATGGACTGGCCAAACGCTTGTGTCAATATTTTGAATTGAATCCCAAATTCTACCCGAATACATTGTCCAAAGGTCAACAAAGCACCTTTTACACCATTATTGGCATCGCTGCCCGCTGCCCCTTAACGATGCTTGATGAACCAACCACAGGTATGGATAAAGCGGTACGTAAGGATATCTACCGGGTGCTGCTCAAGGATTATCTCAACCATCCCCGCACCATGATCATTTCCAGTCACTTGCTGAACGAGCTGGAAGAGATCTTGGAAGAGATTATCTTGCTCGATAAGGGACAAAAAAAAGTGCATTTGCCTGTGGAGGAATTAAGCCGGCTGGTGATCCGGCTGAGGGGTAAACAAGAGGCGCTGGCACCTGTGTTAGAGACAAAGCTGGTCATTGACCAGCAACCGCTGGGCCCTGACAGCCTCACTGTGGTCGTGAAGAATGAGTTGCCGGAGGATCTGCTACGCTCTCTTCGCCAGCAACAGGTGGAAATATTGTCTGTGCCCACAGACGAAACTTGCGTCTATCTGACTAAATCGAGACAAGGAGGCATTGATGATGTCTTTAACGACAACTAGCCTGGCCCACAATGTCAAGCAACTCTACCGCTACGTGTGAGTCAAGTATTTCCGGGCAGAGTTTTTTATCCCCATCATGGATGTAAGCGGATTCATTGTTTGAGGGTACTCTCTTGGTCATTTCTTATCCTGTTTTAAAAACCAACCAATCCCTTCAGCGC
Above is a genomic segment from Caldalkalibacillus thermarum containing:
- a CDS encoding ATP-binding cassette domain-containing protein; translated protein: MHVIETEKLSKVYGSATAIDQLSLTIGENKLIGLIGRNGAGKTTLLKLIAGYLLPSAGTIKVFGEPPFNNLTVSSNMILTNDRLPVIPTLTIAEIMDSMALFYPHWDHGLAKRLCQYFELNPKFYPNTLSKGQQSTFYTIIGIAARCPLTMLDEPTTGMDKAVRKDIYRVLLKDYLNHPRTMIISSHLLNELEEILEEIILLDKGQKKVHLPVEELSRLVIRLRGKQEALAPVLETKLVIDQQPLGPDSLTVVVKNELPEDLLRSLRQQQVEILSVPTDETCVYLTKSRQGGIDDVFNDN